One region of Vespa crabro chromosome 15, iyVesCrab1.2, whole genome shotgun sequence genomic DNA includes:
- the LOC124429346 gene encoding dynein axonemal intermediate chain 4-like, with product MKASDTDNSQRSRPQSITSSKLRLQVASKSRKYAKVIASPLLQERMALRIYEDGIDVTPKFLTHPTFNQIDDRHMTAFEQIAISQSEGNGPSSFLSSSHNCLKSSSSLISRSTYVTNDTQIESLLSTEVMGVMEDIKEKAPVQFYIISDDPEEFHARPETITIILKETETIIFFEMLPLTSDLRTPEGQAVQESNERYKDIVAGPGIARKVIDAETQTIDVITKSRGTYLGGRARQNEGMFVNNWVIYDTYKEPELMTEKNGFLVVRTRDSYLRMLEKQEMKNKLSQYNTDHQVKHFSDQLYHIVYNTRFLKAARIMEGILSNNIYLDVQKRFTGIVQRDPCSLDLEFTYDLDLLWTYTCDISKDRPVSSFCWNYFNRNIIAVSYGSKPTDDKKDGLLLLWCAKNPKEPGQIHIFDSQISSIDWSHDRPNLLAIGFYNGSIKVIDVSSTSLNIIRQSKRDTSVIYEPHWQVQWWKSDEHFDFQELIYTSNQNGRVYRYPLDEDFIMTEMMKISKIEDKILGVDRSDRCISYDILMNQSTGALVLCQHPTLSSIYFVGSDEGAIYRCSKNYLYHHIDSFLAHDGPIYRMEFSRFCSKLFLTCGADWCTRIWIEGLTEPLITLSTTLACVPYATWCPTYSTIIASIVNNEICIWNIKRRTYAPLSVTRSPNEARLVKVAFTDNGKQMVTADVQGAVYIYNLEGIPFSPYNQEEVLIESIKKALFTKPDLLKKLQKTGPPFSDN from the exons atgaaagcaaGTGACACGGATAACTCTCAGAGATCTAGGCCACAGAGTATAACTTCGTCGAAATTGAGATTGCAAGTTGCCTCGAAAAGTCGGAAATATGCTAAAGTTATAGCATCGCCGTTATTGCAAGAACGTATGGCACTTCGTATTTACGAAGACGGCATCGACGTGACACCGAAATTTCTGACACACCCTACGTTCAATCAAATCGATGATCGCCATATGACCGCTTTCGAACAGATTGCCATTTCGCAATCAGAAGGCAACGGTCCATCgtcctttttatcttcctcACACAATTGCCTTAAATCCAGTTCTTCTTTAATATCTCGATCAACCTATGTTACTAATGATACGCAAATAGAGAGTCTTTTGTCTACCGAGGTAATGGGTGTAATGgaggatataaaagaaaaagcaccAGTTCAATTCTATATAATCAG cGATGATCCAGAAGAGTTTCATGCTCGACCagaaacaataacgattatattgaaagaaacagaaacgaTTATCTTCTTCGAGATGCTTCCCTTGACGAGTGATCTTCGAACACCAGAAGGACAAGCAGTTCAAGAGAGCAATGAGAGATACAAAGATATAGTAGCAGGACCTGGAATAGCAAGAAAAGTGATTGATGCTGAAACTCAAACGATAGATGTTATTACGAAATCACGTGGTACTTATCTAGGAGGAAGGGCGCGACAAAATGAAGGAATGTTCGTTAATAATTGGGTTATATATGACACTTATAAGGAACCAGAATTAATGACAGAGAAAAATGGATTTTTGGTTGTTCGTACAAGGGATAGTTATCTACGGATGTTGGAAAAACAA gaaatgaaaaataaattatcgcaGTATAACACAGATCATCAAGTGAAACATTTCTCTGACCAATTAtatcatatagtatataatactaGGTTTCTGAAAGCCGCACGTATTATGGAAGGCATATTATCTAACAATATTTATCTTGATGTTCAAAAACGTTTCACTGGGATCGTTCAACGGGATCCATGTAGTCTCGATTTAGAATTTACGTACGATCTTGATCTATTATGGACTTATACCTGCGATATCAGTAAAGACCGACCAGTTTCTTCATTTTGttggaattattttaacaGAAACATTATTGCTGTCTCGTATGGTTCAAAA CCAAcagatgataaaaaagatggCCTCTTATTACTGTGGTGTGCAAAGAATCCGAAAGAACCAGgacaaatacatatttttgatAGTCAGATTTCCAGCATAGATTGGAGTCACGATCGGCCAAATTTACTTGCAATTGGTTTCTACAATGGTTCGATAAAAGTCATTGACGTTAGCAGCACTTCTCTTAACATAATAAGACAAAGCAAGAGGGATACATCAGTCATATACGAACCACATTGGCAAGTACAATGGTGGAAGAGCGACGAACATTTTGATTTTCag gaattaatttatacaagTAATCAAAATGGACGTGTTTATCGTTACCCATTGGACGAGGATTTCATAATGACCGAGATGATGAAGATTTCTAagatagaagataaaatattaggAGTCGATAGATCAGACCGATGTATCtcatatgatattttaatgaatcaaAGCACAGGAGCTCTTGTTCTTTGTCAACATCCAACTTTAAGTTCCATTTATTTCGTGGGCTCGGACGAGGGAGCGATATATCGATGTtccaaaaattatttgtatcatCACATAGACAGTTTTTTGGCTCACGACGGACCGATATACAGAATGGAGTTTTCTCGTTTCTGTTCTAAACTCTTTTTGACTTGTGGAGCTGATTGGTGTACTAGAATTTGGATAGAAGGGCTAACTGAACCTTTAATCACTCTTTCAACAACATTGGCATGTGTACCATACGCAACCTGGTGTCCTACATATTCGACCATCATCGCCAGCATCGTTAACAATGAGATTTGTATATGGAATATCAAAAGAAGAACTTATGCCCCACTATCTGTAACACGTTCTCCAAACGAAGCAAGATTGGTGAAAGTCGCATTCACTGATAATGGGAAACAGATGGTAACGGCGGACGTTCAAGGTgctgtatatatttacaatttagaAGGTATACCATTTTCACCTTACAATCAGGAAGAAGTTCTAATCGAATCCATCAAGAAAGCTCTTTTTACCAAACcggatttattaaaaaaacttCAAAAAACTGGTCCACCATTTTCGGACAATTGA
- the LOC124429350 gene encoding E3 ubiquitin-protein ligase RNF185-like encodes MSTMKEQAGPSRPSGSATEEKEKDDRMFECNICLDTAKDAVVSMCGHLFCWPCLHQWLETRPTRQVCPVCKAAISKEKVIPLYGRGATKHEDPRNNVPPRPAGQRSEPETNLGFSGFGFGDGSYMSFGIGTFPFAFFTSTFNFGETRPSAAPRGTPQYEEEHFLSKIFLWLSMIFICWLLMA; translated from the exons ATGAGTACAATGAAAGAACAAGCTGGGCCTTCCAGGCCTTCCGGGTCTGCtacggaagaaaaagaaaaggatgataGAATGTTTGAATGTAATATTTGTCTCGATACAGCCAAGGATGCAGTTGTTAGCATGTGTGGACATTTATTTTG ttgGCCTTGTTTACATCAGTGGCTAGAAACGCGTCCAACACGACAAGTATGTCCAGTTTGCAAAGCTGCTATTAGCAAAGAGAAAGTCATTCCATTGTATGGACGTGGAGCAACAAAACATGAAGATCCAAG aaatAATGTTCCACCTCGTCCGGCTGGACAAAGATCGGAACCCGAAACCAATTTAGGATTTTCTGGATTTGGATTTGGTGATGGTTCATATATGTCTTTTGGCATTGGAACATTTCCATTTGCATTTTTCACATCAACATTTAATTTTGGAGAGACCCGACCAAGTGCTG ctCCACGAGGCACTCCACAATATGAAGAAGAGCATTTCTTATCTAAGATATTTCTATGGTTATCAATGATATTCATTTGCTGGCTGTTAATGGCATAA